The proteins below come from a single Mus musculus strain C57BL/6J chromosome 5, GRCm38.p6 C57BL/6J genomic window:
- the Fam222a gene encoding protein FAM222A: MLACLQRTQNPPGQHLACPSKSLDLRKCESVASSMHSSRYPSPAELDAYAEKVANSPLSIKIFPTNIRVPQHKHLSRTVNGYDTSGQRYSPYPQHTAGYQGLLAIVKAAVSSSAHAPAGHPKSVLKSVEGKRTKLSPATVQVGIAPYPVPSTLGPLAYPKPPEAPAPPPSLPAAATATSVIPLPGRGLPLPPSNLPSIHSILYQLNQQCQAPGAAPSACQGVAVPHPSPAKHGPVPSFPNLAYSATAGLPDCRKGTELSQGATPALTLAGATKPAGYAEGGLDYLLWPQKPPPPPPQPLRAYSSSTVAGKSQSPEICGGRAFERANGSPHNCGMGLPGSFTVGQYFAAPWNSVLVTPTSDCYNPAAAAVVTELAPGAARELAGPPGDVLSGLTSKSVCNTAVLSSSLQSLEYLINDIRPPCIKEQMLGKGYETVAVPRLLDHQHAHIRLPVYR; encoded by the coding sequence GTGAGTCAGTGGCCAGCTCTATGCATTCCTCGCGCTACCCTAGCCCAGCGGAGCTGGATGCCTACGCGGAGAAGGTAGCCAACAGTCCCCTGTCCATCAAGATCTTCCCCACCAACATCCGAGTGCCGCAGCACAAGCACCTGAGCCGCACGGTCAATGGCTACGACACCAGCGGCCAGCGTTACAGCCCCTACCCTCAGCACACCGCCGGCTACCAGGGCCTTCTGGCCATCGTCAAGGCCGCCGTCTCCTCGAGTGCTCATGCGCCCGCCGGCCACCCCAAAAGCGTGCTCAAGAGTGTGGAGGGCAAGCGGACTAAACTGTCGCCGGCCACCGTGCAGGTGGGCATTGCGCCTTACCCAGTGCCCAGCACCCTGGGGCCCTTGGCCTACCCGAAGCCACCCGAGGCACCTGCACCACCGCCCAGCCTGCCTGCAGCAGCCACTGCCACCTCTGTGATCCCTCTGCCCGGCCGgggccttcccctccccccctccaacCTACCCTCTATCCATAGCATCCTGTACCAGCTCAACCAGCAATGCCAGGCCCCGGGTGCTGCACCAAGCGCCTGTCAGGGCGTGGCTGTGCCCCACCCCAGTCCAGCTAAGCATGGCCCAGTCCCCAGCTTTCCCAACCTGGCTTACTCGGCCACAGCCGGTCTGCCAGACTGCCGGAAGGGCACAGAACTGAGCCAGGGAGCCACCCCAGCCCTGACACTGGCTGGGGCCACCAAACCTGCAGGGTATGCAGAAGGTGGCCTGGATTACCTGCTGTGGCCACAgaagccacccccacccccaccccagccgcTGCGGGCCTACAGTAGCAGCACCGTAGCCGGCAAGTCCCAGTCCCCAGAGATTTGTGGCGGGAGGGCCTTCGAAAGGGCCAACGGGTCGCCCCACAACTGCGGAATGGGGCTGCCCGGCAGCTTCACCGTGGGCCAGTACTTCGCTGCCCCTTGGAACAGTGTTCTGGTGACACCTACCAGTGACTGCTACAATCCAGCAGCTGCTGCCGTAGTGACAGAGCTGGCACCAGGAGCCGCCCGGGAGCTAGCCGGGCCTCCTGGAGACGTACTCTCGGGCCTGACCAGCAAGAGTGTGTGTAACACAGCGGTGCTGAGCAGCAGCCTCCAGTCGCTGGAGTATCTCATCAACGACATCCGGCCACCCTGCATCAAAGAACAGATGCTGGGTAAGGGTTACGAGACGGTGGCCGTGCCCCGGCTGCTGGACCACCAGCACGCCCACATCCGCCTACCTGTCTACAGATAA